A genomic region of Mitsuaria sp. 7 contains the following coding sequences:
- a CDS encoding TonB-dependent siderophore receptor — MKTHAIARACALVCLSVLAPATTVLAQDAPPGLGNEPTSGKRLDRVEISGRNTDSELRRRAPVAKQIYGRDELDKYGDTSVADVLKRLPGVNVSDGAPRMRGLGSGYTLILINGDPAPPGFKLDQLDPAQVERIELTKGPSADQSAQAVAGAINIILKEAPKMSQRDLRVGAGYNINHPVPSATFTYGERFGPVSVSVPLSAFQWLQEMKSTTERSATDVDGQPVVAMQHGKMRNWGHGFNSAPRGTWKLSDDESVSLIGFAQKGFWNNSVRLTQDAAYSDGTRLDDNADNKGTWQMLRANLAWNNRFSETQKWELKAGVQDAKNHIENRTRPVDDPVEALLDSRDRSLTQAGKYSHILGEEHTVTVGWDFEFRKRDEVRNTLVGGEEQLPGLNGENFGARIRRQAFFIQDEWEINPQWSTYFGLRHEQIVTTSRGVGTDARNSSSVLSPLWHLTYKLDPKGRDMIRASITRSYKAPELTQMLGRYTLNSKFQRPDGTNDEFNPDRVGNPALKPELATGLDVSYEKYLTGGSLFSLGVFHRNISQLIRNVVTLDAPTALVPFPRYVIRPMNFSSATTSGVEMELKGRAGELFPSLFEPKLPLNLRSSVSVYRSRVKAVDGPDNRLDQQQPWTANLGFDYRFSSVPVTTGANLNYTPVYTVRQTDRQSVEYSRNRGLDVFAQWMVSTKTSVRFSANNLFPLDARAETQLPGDQFYATGRGLKPWFQLNLEMKL, encoded by the coding sequence TTGAAGACCCACGCCATCGCCAGGGCTTGTGCCCTTGTCTGCCTGTCCGTGCTCGCGCCTGCGACGACTGTCCTCGCGCAGGACGCCCCTCCGGGGTTGGGCAACGAGCCGACGTCCGGCAAGCGCCTGGACCGCGTGGAGATCTCGGGCCGGAACACGGATTCGGAGTTGCGCCGCCGGGCGCCGGTGGCCAAGCAGATCTACGGCCGGGACGAACTCGACAAGTACGGCGACACCAGCGTCGCCGACGTGCTCAAGCGCCTGCCGGGTGTGAACGTCTCGGACGGGGCGCCTCGCATGCGCGGGTTGGGTTCGGGCTACACCCTGATCCTGATCAACGGCGATCCGGCGCCTCCCGGCTTCAAGCTGGACCAGCTGGATCCGGCGCAGGTCGAGCGCATCGAACTCACCAAGGGCCCGAGCGCCGACCAGAGCGCGCAGGCCGTCGCCGGCGCGATCAACATCATCCTGAAAGAAGCGCCCAAGATGTCGCAGCGCGACCTGCGCGTCGGGGCCGGCTACAACATCAACCACCCGGTGCCGTCGGCCACCTTCACCTACGGCGAGCGCTTCGGACCGGTGTCGGTGTCGGTGCCGCTGTCGGCGTTCCAGTGGCTGCAGGAGATGAAGTCCACGACCGAACGCAGCGCCACCGACGTGGACGGCCAGCCCGTCGTCGCGATGCAGCACGGGAAGATGCGCAACTGGGGCCACGGCTTCAACTCCGCGCCGCGCGGGACCTGGAAGCTCAGCGACGACGAGAGCGTGTCGCTGATCGGCTTCGCGCAGAAGGGGTTCTGGAACAACTCGGTCCGGCTGACACAGGACGCGGCCTATAGCGACGGCACGCGCCTGGACGACAACGCCGACAACAAGGGCACCTGGCAGATGCTGCGCGCCAACCTGGCGTGGAACAACCGGTTCAGCGAGACGCAGAAGTGGGAGCTGAAGGCCGGCGTGCAGGACGCGAAGAACCACATCGAGAACCGCACGCGTCCGGTCGACGATCCGGTGGAGGCCTTGCTCGACAGCCGCGACCGGAGCCTGACGCAGGCCGGCAAGTACAGCCATATCCTCGGCGAGGAGCACACGGTGACGGTCGGCTGGGACTTCGAGTTCCGCAAGCGCGACGAGGTCCGCAACACGCTGGTCGGCGGCGAGGAGCAGCTCCCCGGCTTGAACGGCGAGAACTTCGGCGCGCGCATCCGGCGGCAGGCGTTCTTCATCCAGGACGAGTGGGAGATCAACCCGCAGTGGTCCACCTACTTCGGCCTGCGCCATGAGCAGATCGTGACGACGAGCCGCGGTGTCGGCACCGACGCGCGCAACAGCTCGAGCGTGCTGTCGCCGCTGTGGCACCTGACCTACAAGCTCGATCCGAAGGGGCGCGACATGATCCGCGCCAGCATCACCCGCAGCTACAAGGCGCCGGAGCTGACGCAGATGCTGGGCCGCTACACGCTCAACAGCAAGTTCCAGCGGCCGGACGGCACCAACGACGAATTCAACCCCGACCGCGTCGGCAACCCGGCGCTGAAGCCGGAGCTGGCCACGGGCCTGGACGTCTCCTACGAGAAATACCTCACCGGCGGCAGCCTCTTCAGCCTCGGCGTCTTCCATCGCAACATCAGCCAGTTGATCCGCAACGTCGTCACGCTGGACGCGCCCACCGCGCTCGTGCCGTTCCCGCGCTACGTGATCCGGCCAATGAACTTCTCCAGCGCCACCACCAGCGGTGTCGAGATGGAGCTCAAGGGCCGCGCGGGGGAGCTGTTCCCGTCGCTGTTCGAGCCCAAGCTGCCGCTGAACCTGCGCAGCTCGGTGAGTGTCTACCGCTCGCGGGTCAAGGCCGTGGACGGTCCGGACAACCGGCTGGACCAGCAGCAGCCCTGGACCGCCAACCTCGGCTTCGACTACCGCTTCAGCAGCGTGCCGGTCACCACCGGCGCCAACCTGAACTACACGCCGGTCTACACGGTGCGCCAGACCGATCGTCAGAGCGTCGAGTACTCGCGCAATCGCGGGCTGGACGTTTTCGCCCAGTGGATGGTCAGTACGAAGACCTCGGTGCGCTTCTCGGCCAATAATCTGTTCCCGCTCGACGCGCGGGCCGAGACCCAGCTTCCCGGTGACCAGTTCTACGCCACCGGTCGCGGTCTGAAGCCGTGGTTCCAGTTGAATCTGGAAATGAAGCTCTGA